In Dasypus novemcinctus isolate mDasNov1 chromosome 23, mDasNov1.1.hap2, whole genome shotgun sequence, the following proteins share a genomic window:
- the LOC101420459 gene encoding S-adenosylmethionine decarboxylase proenzyme 1-like has protein sequence MFVSKRRFILKTCGPTLLLKALVPLLKLARDYNGFDSIQSFFYSCKNFMKPSHQGYPHRNFQEEIEFLNAIFPNGAAYCMGRMNSDCWYLYTLDFPETRVISQPDQTLEILMSELDPAVMDQFYMKDGVTAKDVTRESGIRDLIPGSVIDATLFNPCGYSMNGMKSDGTYWTIHITPEPEFSYVSFETNLSLTSYDDLIRKVVEVFKPGKFVTTLFVNQSSKCRTVLSSPQKIEGFKRLDCQSAMFNDYNFVFTSFAKNQQQQQS, from the coding sequence ATGTTTGTCTCCAAGAGACGTTTCATTTTGAAGACATGTGGTCCCACCCTCTTACTGAAAGCACTGGTTCCCCTGTTGAAGCTTGCTAGGGATTACAATGGGTTTGACTCAATTCAAAGCTTCTTTTATTCTTGTAAGAATTTCATGAAGCCTTCTCACCAAGGGTACCCACACCGGAATTTCCAGGAAGAAATCGAGTTTCTTAATGCAATTTTCCCAAATGGAGCAGCATATTGTATGGGACGGATGAATTCTGACTGTTGGTACTTGTATACTCTGGATTTCCCAGAGACTCGTGTAATCAGTCAGCCAGATCAAACCCTGGAAATTCTGATGAGTGAGCTTGACCCAGCAGTTATGGACCAGTTCTACATGAAAGATGGTGTTACTGCAAAGGATGTCACTCGTGAGAGTGGAATTCGTGACCTGATACCAGGTTCTGTCATTGATGCCACACTGTTCAATCCTTGTGGGTATTCAATGAATGGAATGAAATCGGATGGAACTTATTGGACTATTCACATCACTCCAGAACCAGAATTTTCTTATGTTAGCTTTGAAACAAACTTAAGTCTGACCTCCTATGATGACCTGATCAGGAAAGTTGTGGAAGTCTTCAAGCCTGGAAAATTTGTGACCACGTTGTTTGTAAATCAGAGTTCTAAATGTCGCACAGTGCTTTCTTCACCCCAGAAGATAGAAGGTTTCAAACGTCTTGATTGCCAGAGTGCTATGTTCAATGATTACAACTTTGTTTTTACCAGCTTTGCCAAGAATCAGCAACAACAGCAGAGTTga